A single window of Streptomyces xanthii DNA harbors:
- a CDS encoding ABC transporter permease, with amino-acid sequence MSSPATERRVRAASPPAPAPARAGGRTLRSRPPLARRLRDNWVMLALMAPGLLFFVVFFYVPMLGNIVAFEDYQPFIGFKDSALVGLANFQELFADPAFWESVRNTLAFAALQLVFFFPAPLALALLLNSLVSSRVKKFVQSVVYLPHFISWVLVVALFQQVLGGAGLVSNFLRDHGFSALDVMTDPHAFPLLITSQVIWKDIGWGMIIYLAALANVDQSLYESAAVDGANRWRRMWHVTLPAVRSVTIMLLVLRLGDVLSVGFEQFLLQRDAVGARAAEVLDTYVYYHGVVYGDWGVGAAAGLVKGVVGALMIWGANKLAHAFGEQGVYSK; translated from the coding sequence GTGTCTTCCCCAGCAACTGAACGGCGCGTCCGTGCCGCCTCGCCGCCCGCGCCCGCCCCGGCACGGGCCGGGGGGCGCACCCTCAGGAGCCGTCCGCCGCTCGCGCGCCGGCTGCGCGACAACTGGGTGATGCTCGCCCTGATGGCGCCCGGCCTGCTGTTCTTCGTCGTCTTCTTCTACGTCCCGATGCTCGGCAACATCGTCGCCTTCGAGGACTACCAGCCCTTCATCGGCTTCAAGGACAGCGCCCTCGTCGGCCTCGCCAACTTCCAGGAACTCTTCGCCGACCCGGCCTTCTGGGAGTCCGTCCGCAACACCCTCGCCTTCGCCGCCCTCCAGCTCGTCTTCTTCTTCCCTGCCCCGCTGGCCCTCGCCCTGCTGCTCAACAGCCTGGTCTCCAGCCGCGTGAAGAAGTTCGTGCAGAGCGTCGTCTACCTCCCGCACTTCATCTCCTGGGTGCTGGTCGTCGCCCTGTTCCAGCAGGTACTCGGCGGCGCGGGCCTCGTCTCCAACTTCCTGCGCGACCACGGCTTCTCGGCCCTCGACGTGATGACCGACCCGCACGCCTTCCCCCTGCTGATCACCTCCCAGGTCATCTGGAAGGACATCGGCTGGGGCATGATCATCTACCTCGCGGCGCTCGCCAACGTCGACCAGAGCCTGTACGAGTCCGCCGCCGTCGACGGCGCGAACCGCTGGCGCCGCATGTGGCACGTGACCCTGCCCGCCGTCCGCAGCGTCACGATCATGCTGCTCGTGCTGCGGCTCGGCGACGTCCTGTCCGTCGGCTTCGAGCAGTTCCTGCTCCAGCGCGACGCGGTCGGTGCCCGCGCCGCCGAGGTCCTCGACACGTACGTCTACTACCACGGCGTGGTCTACGGCGACTGGGGCGTCGGCGCCGCCGCGGGCCTGGTCAAGGGTGTCGTCGGCGCCCTCATGATCTGGGGCGCCAACAAGCTCGCCCACGCCTTCGGAGAGCAAGGGGTGTACAGCAAGTGA
- a CDS encoding ROK family protein produces the protein MRTSHDDKSEKRDKQDKSGDPSLLRRLNAAAALRVLRERAEITVPELAALIGVSRPTAQDLTAQLLREGRLVELEPGAGGVGRPARRFRFRAEAGHVLGVDVGAHKVLVLATDLLGRTVASHRLPVTPELSAARRLDAVRTAVARCLAGPAAAGLRPLATGVGTSGMVDPAGRVVTVSDSLPGWSGVDLSAALTGHAPGRVVVGNDIQLATLAEGTAGVAADTDDFLYLYVGNRLGIGLWLRGELHRGHHGAAGEMVAGDGWTVPYQRLLDWFAGHGGEARPTRENAARAVVRAAAAGDGGAAYTLRAFAHALADSLARHVAVLDPRAVVLGGGISRAGTLLSEPFAERLAALTPCPPEVRTSTLGEESTAIGAARLALDHVERPV, from the coding sequence ATGAGAACCAGTCACGACGACAAGAGCGAGAAGCGCGACAAGCAGGACAAGAGCGGCGATCCGTCGTTGCTGCGCCGGCTGAACGCGGCCGCGGCCCTCCGGGTGCTGCGCGAGCGCGCCGAGATCACCGTGCCCGAACTCGCCGCGCTGATCGGTGTGTCCCGGCCCACCGCCCAGGACCTGACCGCGCAACTGCTGCGCGAGGGACGCCTGGTCGAGCTGGAGCCCGGCGCCGGCGGGGTCGGCAGGCCCGCCCGCCGCTTCCGCTTCCGCGCCGAGGCCGGGCACGTGCTCGGCGTCGACGTCGGCGCCCACAAGGTCCTCGTGCTCGCCACCGACCTGCTCGGCCGCACCGTCGCCTCCCACCGGCTGCCGGTCACCCCCGAACTGAGCGCGGCCCGGCGGCTCGACGCCGTGCGCACTGCCGTCGCCCGCTGTCTCGCCGGACCCGCCGCGGCCGGCCTGCGCCCGCTCGCCACCGGCGTCGGCACCAGCGGCATGGTCGACCCCGCGGGCCGTGTCGTCACCGTCAGCGACTCGCTGCCCGGCTGGAGCGGCGTCGACCTGAGCGCCGCACTCACGGGCCACGCCCCGGGCCGGGTCGTCGTCGGCAACGACATCCAGCTCGCCACCCTCGCCGAGGGCACCGCGGGCGTCGCCGCGGACACCGACGACTTCCTGTACCTGTACGTCGGCAATCGGCTCGGCATCGGCCTGTGGCTGCGCGGCGAACTGCACCGGGGTCACCACGGCGCCGCCGGCGAGATGGTCGCGGGCGACGGCTGGACCGTGCCCTACCAGCGGCTTCTCGACTGGTTCGCCGGGCACGGGGGAGAGGCGCGCCCCACCCGGGAGAACGCGGCCCGCGCCGTCGTGCGCGCCGCCGCGGCCGGTGACGGCGGCGCCGCCTACACCCTGCGGGCCTTCGCGCACGCCCTCGCCGACAGCCTCGCCCGGCACGTCGCCGTGCTCGACCCGCGGGCCGTCGTGCTCGGTGGCGGGATCTCGCGGGCCGGCACGCTGCTGAGCGAGCCGTTCGCCGAGCGGCTCGCCGCGCTCACCCCGTGCCCGCCCGAAGTGCGGACCTCCACGCTGGGTGAGGAGTCCACCGCGATCGGGGCGGCCCGCCTCGCCCTGGACCACGTCGAACGGCCTGTTTGA
- a CDS encoding glycoside hydrolase domain-containing protein, with protein sequence MGEHRTAEQRRVELPAGDGHPELACGVGDWDTEAYGNHRVLVRAAQAGPVLGVELPWRRRDPDPHLVDVVVLAPSGRRVRNTLAVEVTAERGRIAFEPVEGPGTYAVHYLPYAHTGRAYYPQAVYRQPVRTADPVWVHALGLDGPDAGWGRLPRAEAFRYEAASAVDSFAPLGFAATEDERHKLELADPDADLMLFGEDRAHPLGRYGRLPARWARGVPGAPYEGTADRGEFFAFQVGVYARTDLDGLTARVRGLPFPVRCPSLGGTDARGRPLTRRVDVPAGRVDALWFLAEVPADAAPGSYEGEVEVSAPGAVPRVLPVRLTVTGHAAVDGGTGEPERLARLAWLDSTEGHDDTVVPPFTPVTCAQGPDGGRELGLLGRRVHLGADGLPHRLVSTFTPAVTAVDGPPHDLLAGPVRFELGHALALGPLTSEQPGPGRVTWKVRASSDALLVDTEGELEADGFLVLRIGVEARADLDLPDVTLDVPVREPLARYVMGLGLTGRYCPDTYDWTWGTPTRNQDSLWLGSAHAGLQLSLRDEHYTRPLNTNYYREKPLVTPRSWAGDDGLGGVRLRTADGVRTVTAHSGPVRLRAGERRRFELRLLLTPFKPITPRTQLTDRYYHAYATPEEVARYGANVVNLHHATPPNPYINDPLLAADVLRAYTDRAHALGVRVKVYDTVRELTRHSPELRVLASFGDEVLAAGPGGGHAWLREHLGEAHVPGWVASDVRDVAAVTTGESRWHNFYVAGVRRLRERLGVDGLYLDDVAYDRTTMKRVRKALTRAGGPPPVVDLHSCNQFRAPDGFASSANLYAELLPYVDRLWLGELFDYAATDPAYWLVEISGIPFGLMGEMLEGGGNPWRGLVFGMTARAPMTDVRPLWRAFDALGLPGAEMTGWWAGDTAVGTGDDAVLATVWRGPERATTVALASWAEDPVDCRLTLAGAAVAASAPGIEGFQEEREYPAGGPVRVEPGRGLLLRLRPAAEGPRLTSP encoded by the coding sequence ATGGGTGAGCACCGCACGGCTGAGCAACGACGCGTCGAACTCCCGGCCGGTGACGGCCATCCCGAGCTGGCCTGCGGCGTCGGCGACTGGGACACCGAGGCCTACGGCAACCACCGCGTCCTGGTCCGCGCCGCACAGGCAGGACCGGTCCTCGGGGTGGAACTGCCGTGGCGGCGCCGGGATCCGGATCCGCATCTGGTCGACGTGGTGGTGCTCGCACCGTCCGGGCGCCGGGTGCGCAACACGCTGGCGGTGGAGGTGACGGCGGAGCGGGGCCGGATCGCCTTCGAGCCGGTCGAGGGGCCGGGGACGTACGCGGTGCACTATCTGCCGTACGCGCACACCGGCCGCGCCTACTATCCCCAGGCCGTGTACCGGCAGCCGGTGCGCACCGCCGATCCGGTGTGGGTGCACGCACTCGGGCTCGACGGGCCGGACGCGGGGTGGGGGCGGCTGCCGCGGGCCGAGGCGTTCCGCTACGAGGCGGCGAGCGCCGTCGACTCCTTCGCCCCGCTGGGCTTCGCGGCGACCGAGGACGAACGGCACAAGCTCGAACTCGCCGATCCCGACGCCGACTTGATGCTCTTCGGCGAGGACCGCGCGCACCCTCTGGGCCGGTACGGGCGGCTGCCCGCCCGCTGGGCGCGCGGGGTGCCCGGCGCCCCGTACGAGGGCACTGCGGACCGCGGGGAGTTCTTCGCGTTCCAGGTCGGCGTGTACGCGCGCACGGACCTGGACGGACTGACGGCGCGGGTGCGGGGGCTGCCGTTCCCGGTGCGCTGCCCGAGCCTGGGCGGCACGGACGCGCGCGGCCGTCCGCTCACGCGGCGGGTGGACGTGCCGGCGGGCAGGGTCGACGCGCTGTGGTTCCTCGCGGAGGTCCCGGCGGACGCGGCGCCGGGCTCGTACGAGGGCGAGGTCGAGGTGAGCGCCCCCGGCGCGGTCCCGCGGGTTCTGCCGGTCCGGCTCACGGTCACCGGGCACGCGGCGGTGGACGGCGGGACCGGTGAGCCGGAGCGCCTCGCCCGGCTGGCCTGGCTGGACAGCACGGAGGGGCACGACGACACCGTGGTCCCTCCGTTCACCCCGGTGACCTGCGCGCAGGGGCCGGACGGCGGGCGCGAGCTCGGGCTGCTCGGCCGGCGGGTCCACCTCGGCGCGGACGGGCTGCCGCACCGGCTGGTGTCGACGTTCACCCCGGCTGTCACCGCCGTCGACGGGCCGCCCCACGACCTGCTGGCCGGACCGGTCCGCTTCGAACTCGGACATGCGCTCGCCCTCGGCCCGCTGACCTCGGAGCAGCCCGGTCCGGGCCGCGTCACCTGGAAGGTCAGGGCCTCCTCGGACGCGCTCCTGGTCGACACCGAGGGCGAGTTGGAGGCCGACGGCTTCCTCGTCCTGCGGATCGGCGTGGAGGCGCGCGCCGACCTCGACCTCCCGGACGTGACGCTCGACGTGCCCGTCCGCGAGCCGCTCGCGCGGTACGTGATGGGGCTCGGCCTGACCGGGCGCTACTGCCCGGACACGTACGACTGGACCTGGGGCACCCCCACCCGCAACCAGGACTCCCTGTGGCTCGGCTCGGCGCACGCCGGACTCCAGCTCTCGCTGCGCGACGAGCACTACACCCGGCCGCTGAACACCAACTACTACCGGGAGAAGCCGCTGGTCACGCCCCGCTCCTGGGCGGGCGACGACGGTCTCGGCGGCGTCCGGCTGCGCACGGCGGACGGGGTGCGCACCGTCACCGCGCACAGCGGTCCGGTCCGGCTGCGGGCGGGCGAACGGCGCCGCTTCGAACTGCGGCTGCTGCTCACACCGTTCAAACCGATCACCCCGCGCACCCAGCTCACCGACCGCTACTACCACGCGTACGCCACACCCGAGGAGGTCGCGCGGTACGGGGCGAACGTCGTCAACCTGCACCACGCCACTCCCCCGAACCCGTACATCAACGACCCGCTGCTCGCCGCCGACGTGCTGCGCGCCTACACCGACCGGGCGCACGCGCTCGGGGTGCGCGTGAAGGTGTACGACACGGTGCGTGAACTGACGCGGCACTCGCCCGAGTTGCGAGTGCTCGCCTCCTTCGGGGACGAGGTCCTCGCGGCGGGTCCGGGCGGCGGGCACGCCTGGCTGCGGGAGCATCTGGGCGAGGCGCACGTGCCCGGCTGGGTCGCCTCCGACGTCCGGGACGTCGCGGCGGTCACCACGGGCGAGTCCCGCTGGCACAACTTCTACGTGGCGGGGGTGCGGCGGCTGCGCGAGCGGCTCGGTGTCGACGGACTGTACCTGGACGACGTGGCCTACGACCGGACCACGATGAAGCGGGTCCGCAAGGCACTGACCCGGGCGGGCGGCCCGCCGCCGGTCGTGGACCTGCACTCCTGCAACCAGTTCCGGGCACCGGACGGCTTCGCCTCCAGCGCCAACCTGTACGCCGAACTCCTGCCGTACGTGGACCGGTTGTGGCTCGGCGAGCTGTTCGACTACGCGGCGACGGACCCGGCGTACTGGCTCGTGGAGATCTCCGGGATTCCGTTCGGGCTGATGGGCGAGATGCTGGAGGGCGGCGGCAATCCGTGGCGCGGGCTCGTGTTCGGGATGACGGCGCGGGCCCCGATGACCGATGTGCGGCCGCTGTGGCGGGCGTTCGACGCGCTGGGCCTGCCCGGCGCCGAGATGACCGGCTGGTGGGCCGGCGACACCGCGGTGGGCACCGGCGACGACGCGGTGCTCGCGACCGTGTGGCGCGGCCCCGAAAGGGCGACGACGGTGGCGCTCGCGTCCTGGGCGGAGGACCCGGTGGACTGCCGGCTGACGCTCGCGGGCGCGGCGGTGGCGGCGTCCGCGCCGGGGATCGAGGGCTTCCAGGAGGAGCGGGAGTACCCCGCGGGCGGCCCGGTCCGGGTCGAGCCCGGACGGGGCCTGCTGCTGCGGCTGCGCCCCGCGGCCGAGGGGCCCCGGCTCACTTCGCCATGA
- a CDS encoding CapA family protein, translated as MTSKTRSSTRGSTRRTALVLTAAALGLGAGCAAPGAGPGAAPPHKAAPAPAPAVRPFTLAASGDVLPHSSIIEKAHEDAGGTGYDFRPMLAGMKPVVSGADVAICHMETVYGAQGDYSGYPDFKSPPEVAAGLKETGYDSCSAASNHTLDDGAEGIARTLDAFDKAGVKHTGSGRTAAEGRAPAWLKAGGARIAQLAYTYDTNDHPMPEGKPWSVNLMERQRIVEDARAARRAGADVVVVSLHWGTEWQDEPDERQVGLGRELTASATNGRPDIDLILGTHAHVPQAYEKVNGTWIVYGMGDQIAGEMFNHDGARDARGNMSSVGRFTFAPPARDGQRWQVTKAEFVPQWFDVSTGRVVDLGRAIDEGADLGGIRDAVRQVVLSRGAARDGLVMAK; from the coding sequence ATGACGTCGAAGACACGGAGCAGCACCCGCGGCAGCACCCGGCGCACGGCGCTGGTCCTCACGGCCGCCGCGCTCGGCCTCGGGGCCGGCTGCGCGGCCCCCGGCGCCGGGCCGGGCGCCGCTCCGCCCCACAAGGCCGCCCCCGCCCCCGCGCCGGCCGTCCGCCCGTTCACGCTCGCCGCGTCCGGTGACGTCCTGCCGCACTCCTCCATCATCGAGAAGGCGCACGAGGACGCGGGCGGAACCGGCTACGACTTCCGCCCCATGCTGGCCGGCATGAAACCCGTGGTCTCCGGCGCGGACGTGGCGATCTGTCACATGGAGACGGTCTACGGCGCCCAGGGCGACTACAGCGGCTACCCCGACTTCAAGTCCCCGCCCGAGGTCGCCGCGGGCCTGAAGGAGACCGGCTACGACTCCTGTTCCGCCGCCTCCAACCACACCCTCGACGACGGCGCCGAAGGCATCGCGCGCACGCTGGACGCCTTCGACAAGGCGGGGGTGAAGCACACGGGCTCCGGCCGCACCGCCGCCGAGGGCCGGGCCCCCGCCTGGCTGAAGGCGGGCGGCGCCCGCATCGCCCAGCTCGCCTACACCTACGACACCAACGACCACCCCATGCCCGAGGGCAAGCCCTGGTCCGTGAACCTGATGGAGCGGCAGCGGATCGTCGAGGACGCCCGCGCAGCCCGTCGCGCCGGGGCCGACGTGGTCGTCGTCTCGCTGCACTGGGGCACCGAGTGGCAGGACGAGCCGGACGAGCGCCAGGTGGGCCTCGGCCGCGAACTGACCGCGTCGGCCACGAACGGCCGCCCCGACATCGACCTGATCCTCGGCACCCACGCCCACGTCCCGCAGGCCTACGAGAAGGTCAACGGCACCTGGATCGTGTACGGGATGGGCGACCAGATCGCGGGTGAGATGTTCAATCACGACGGTGCCCGCGACGCCCGCGGCAACATGAGCTCGGTCGGCCGCTTCACCTTCGCGCCGCCCGCCCGGGACGGGCAGCGCTGGCAGGTGACCAAGGCCGAGTTCGTCCCGCAGTGGTTCGACGTCTCCACGGGCCGCGTCGTCGACCTGGGCCGCGCCATCGACGAGGGCGCCGACCTCGGCGGCATCCGCGACGCCGTCCGCCAGGTCGTCCTCAGCCGCGGCGCGGCCCGGGACGGGCTCGTCATGGCGAAGTGA
- a CDS encoding sigma-70 family RNA polymerase sigma factor, translating into MTTALRTPRTTEADLAQVQQQHGRPLYAFLLRLCDGDRQRAEDLVQETYVRAWQHPEALRSEHESVRPWLFTVGRRLAIDARRARLARPAEVGDAVLENARVCADHAERSAAALDVREAVATLSPEHRAVLLEVYFKGASVAEAARALGIPPGTVKSRAYYALRALRRVLPGYAPDLR; encoded by the coding sequence ATGACGACGGCGCTCAGGACACCCAGGACGACGGAGGCGGACCTCGCGCAGGTCCAGCAGCAGCACGGCAGGCCGCTCTACGCGTTCCTGCTGCGGCTGTGCGACGGCGACCGGCAGCGGGCGGAGGACCTCGTCCAGGAGACGTACGTACGGGCCTGGCAGCATCCGGAGGCGCTCCGCTCGGAGCACGAGTCGGTGCGGCCCTGGCTGTTCACCGTCGGGCGGCGGCTCGCCATCGACGCCCGCCGGGCCCGGCTCGCCCGGCCCGCCGAGGTGGGCGACGCGGTGCTCGAGAACGCGCGGGTCTGCGCGGACCACGCGGAGCGGTCGGCGGCGGCGCTCGACGTGCGGGAGGCGGTGGCCACGCTCAGCCCCGAGCACCGGGCCGTGCTCCTGGAGGTCTACTTCAAGGGCGCCAGTGTGGCGGAGGCCGCACGCGCGCTCGGCATTCCCCCGGGTACCGTGAAGTCCCGTGCGTACTACGCGTTGCGGGCGTTGCGCAGGGTCCTTCCGGGTTACGCGCCCGACCTGCGATGA
- a CDS encoding sensor histidine kinase — MTGGAVAALVALTPVLLALGYVLGRRATHKTRHSDIGTPVERATFDTLHTASLAAPPLRAGLTEETARKSARRLRTLLGTDALALTNRSTVLAWDGVAEHAHAAHVMPELTAALAGGGRSVAFACGCGSVDCPLRWAVAAPVVADGRVRGAVVAYAPRESAVLARATDEVARWVSVQLELAELDRSRTRLIEAEIKALRAQISPHFIFNSLAAIASFVRTDPERARELLLEFADFTRYSFRRHGDFTTLADELHSIDQYLALVRARFGDRLSVTLQIAPEVLPVTLPFLCLQPLVENAVKHGLEGAVTRSRITIVATDAGAEAEVVIEDDGVGMDPGALRAILRGEGDASHGVGLSNVDERLRQVFGDDHGLVIETAVGAGMKITVRIPKYRAGVHAP; from the coding sequence GTGACCGGCGGAGCCGTCGCCGCACTGGTGGCGCTGACCCCCGTCCTCCTCGCCCTGGGCTACGTCCTGGGGCGCCGGGCCACCCACAAGACCCGCCACAGCGACATCGGCACACCCGTGGAGCGCGCCACCTTCGACACCCTCCACACCGCCTCCCTGGCCGCCCCGCCCCTGCGCGCGGGCCTCACGGAGGAGACGGCCCGCAAATCAGCCCGCCGCCTGCGCACCCTGCTCGGCACGGACGCCCTCGCCCTCACCAACCGCTCCACCGTCCTCGCCTGGGACGGCGTCGCCGAGCACGCCCACGCCGCCCACGTCATGCCCGAACTGACCGCCGCCCTCGCCGGAGGCGGCCGCTCCGTCGCGTTCGCCTGCGGCTGCGGCTCCGTGGACTGCCCGCTGCGCTGGGCGGTCGCCGCACCCGTCGTCGCGGACGGCCGCGTCCGGGGCGCCGTCGTCGCCTACGCCCCGCGCGAGTCCGCCGTCCTGGCCCGCGCCACCGACGAGGTCGCCCGCTGGGTCTCCGTCCAGCTGGAACTCGCCGAACTGGACCGCTCCCGCACCCGCCTGATCGAGGCCGAGATCAAGGCCCTGCGCGCCCAGATCTCCCCGCACTTCATCTTCAACTCGCTCGCCGCGATCGCCTCGTTCGTCCGTACGGACCCCGAGCGCGCCCGCGAGCTGCTCCTGGAGTTCGCCGACTTCACCCGCTACTCGTTCCGCCGGCACGGCGACTTCACCACGCTCGCCGACGAACTGCACTCCATCGACCAGTACCTGGCCCTGGTCCGGGCCCGGTTCGGCGACCGCCTCTCGGTGACACTGCAGATCGCCCCCGAGGTGCTCCCCGTCACGCTCCCGTTCCTGTGCCTGCAACCCCTGGTCGAGAACGCGGTCAAGCACGGACTGGAGGGCGCGGTCACCCGCAGCCGCATCACGATCGTGGCGACGGACGCGGGCGCCGAGGCCGAGGTCGTCATCGAGGACGACGGCGTCGGCATGGACCCCGGCGCACTCCGCGCGATCCTGCGCGGCGAGGGCGACGCCTCCCACGGGGTCGGACTGTCGAACGTGGACGAACGGCTGCGCCAGGTCTTCGGCGACGACCACGGTCTGGTCATCGAGACGGCCGTCGGCGCGGGCATGAAGATCACGGTCCGCATCCCGAAGTACCGCGCGGGCGTCCACGCACCCTGA
- a CDS encoding sodium/solute symporter, producing the protein MNEAYAIPAVAVVVLATVLIGGFGLRISRTTSDFYVASRTVGPRLNAAAISGEYLSAASFLGVAGLVLVHGPDMLWYPVGYTAGYLVLLVFVAAPLRRSGAYTLPDFAEGRLESRRVRRVVSVFVVGAGWMYLVPQLQGAGLTLQVLTGSPRWVGGSLVTAVVVLAVAAGGMRSITFVQAFQYWLKLTALLVPAFFLVLAWRGAAPAPDLAATDLPPTGAGAGRPLATSRADHPLYATYGLIIATFLGTMGLPHVVVRFYTSPNGRAARRTTVVVLALIGVFYLLPPLYGWLGRLYAPELTATQDADATVLLLPGRMIGGVTGDLLGALVAGGAFAAFLSTASGLTMAVAGVINQDVLPTRGVRHFRLAVVLAVVFPLAGALLVDGVPVADAVGMAFAVSASSFCPLLLLGIWWRRLTPPGAVAGLFAGGGSALLAVTLTVSGAATTGWLHTLLAWPAVWSVPVGFLTMILVSLATPDSVPPHTTETMTRLHLPEELRGTGAGAPRKERGDVSAGGSAAGRDGSTPGVHEVRLQGRGAVSPGGSAAGRGGSTPGVHEVRLQGCGELREQPRARETHPPTAGPTAKEATPRQEDPR; encoded by the coding sequence GTGAACGAGGCGTACGCGATACCCGCGGTGGCCGTCGTCGTCCTCGCGACGGTCCTCATCGGCGGCTTCGGCCTGCGCATCTCCCGCACCACGTCCGACTTCTACGTGGCCTCGCGCACCGTCGGCCCCCGGCTCAACGCGGCCGCGATCAGCGGCGAGTACCTCTCGGCGGCCTCGTTCCTCGGCGTCGCCGGGCTCGTCCTCGTGCACGGCCCCGACATGCTCTGGTACCCGGTCGGCTACACCGCGGGCTACCTCGTCCTGCTCGTCTTCGTCGCCGCGCCCCTGCGCCGCTCCGGCGCCTACACGCTGCCGGACTTCGCGGAGGGACGGCTCGAGTCGCGCCGGGTGCGGCGCGTGGTCAGCGTGTTCGTCGTCGGCGCCGGCTGGATGTACCTCGTGCCCCAGCTCCAGGGCGCCGGACTCACCCTCCAGGTCCTCACGGGCTCGCCCCGCTGGGTCGGCGGCTCGCTCGTCACCGCCGTCGTCGTGCTCGCGGTCGCCGCGGGCGGCATGCGCTCCATCACCTTCGTCCAGGCCTTCCAGTACTGGCTGAAACTGACGGCGCTCCTCGTCCCCGCGTTCTTCCTCGTCCTCGCCTGGCGCGGCGCGGCACCCGCGCCGGACCTCGCTGCGACGGACCTCCCGCCCACCGGCGCCGGCGCGGGCCGCCCCCTCGCCACCAGCCGCGCCGACCATCCCCTCTACGCCACGTACGGGCTGATCATCGCCACGTTCCTCGGCACGATGGGACTGCCGCACGTCGTCGTCCGCTTCTACACCAGCCCGAACGGCCGCGCCGCCCGCCGCACCACCGTCGTCGTCCTCGCCCTCATCGGCGTCTTCTACCTGCTGCCCCCGCTCTACGGCTGGCTCGGCCGCCTGTACGCCCCCGAACTGACGGCCACCCAGGACGCCGACGCCACGGTCCTGCTGCTGCCCGGCCGGATGATCGGCGGCGTCACCGGGGACCTGCTCGGGGCGCTCGTGGCGGGCGGGGCGTTCGCCGCGTTCCTGTCGACGGCCTCGGGACTGACGATGGCCGTCGCGGGCGTGATCAACCAGGACGTGCTGCCCACGCGCGGCGTCCGCCACTTCCGCCTCGCGGTCGTCCTGGCCGTCGTGTTCCCGCTCGCGGGCGCGCTGCTGGTCGACGGGGTGCCCGTGGCCGACGCGGTGGGAATGGCCTTCGCCGTCTCCGCGTCCTCCTTCTGCCCGCTGCTCCTGCTCGGCATCTGGTGGCGCCGTCTGACGCCGCCCGGCGCCGTGGCGGGCCTGTTCGCGGGCGGCGGCTCCGCACTCCTCGCGGTGACCCTGACGGTGTCGGGCGCCGCGACGACGGGCTGGCTGCACACCCTTCTGGCGTGGCCCGCGGTCTGGTCGGTCCCGGTCGGCTTCCTGACGATGATCCTGGTCAGCCTGGCCACCCCCGACTCCGTCCCCCCGCACACCACGGAGACGATGACCCGCCTGCACCTACCGGAGGAGCTGAGGGGGACGGGTGCAGGGGCGCCCCGCAAGGAGCGCGGGGATGTGTCCGCCGGCGGCTCCGCCGCGGGGCGCGATGGGTCGACCCCTGGGGTGCACGAAGTGCGCCTTCAGGGGCGCGGGGCTGTGTCTCCTGGCGGCTCCGCCGCGGGGCGCGGTGGGTCGACCCCTGGGGTGCACGAAGTGCGCCTTCAGGGGTGCGGGGAACTGCGCGAGCAACCACGTGCAAGGGAAACGCACCCACCGACCGCCGGTCCCACGGCGAAGGAAGCCACCCCCCGGCAGGAGGACCCCCGGTGA
- a CDS encoding LytR/AlgR family response regulator transcription factor has protein sequence MLRALAVDDEEPALAELLYLLRSDPRIRSAEGATDATEALRRIGHALEAGPGGDDAVDVLFLDIHMAGLTGLDVARLLAGFARPPLVVFVTAHEDFAVQAFDLKAVDYVLKPVRRERLAEAVGRVAERAAVTAPPATVADRIPVELGGVTRLVAVADITYAEAQGDYARLHTADGTSHLVRIPLSTLEERWQPLGFVRVHRSHLVALHRIDELRLDGGGMTVRVGAAEIAVSRRHAGRVRELLMRRAGG, from the coding sequence ATGCTGCGCGCACTCGCCGTCGACGACGAGGAACCCGCCCTCGCCGAACTCCTCTACCTCCTGCGCTCCGACCCCCGCATCCGCAGCGCCGAGGGCGCCACCGACGCCACCGAGGCGCTGCGGCGCATCGGCCACGCCCTGGAGGCGGGACCCGGCGGCGACGACGCCGTCGACGTGCTCTTCCTCGACATCCACATGGCGGGACTCACCGGACTCGACGTGGCCCGCCTGCTCGCCGGGTTCGCCCGCCCGCCGCTCGTCGTCTTCGTCACCGCCCACGAGGACTTCGCCGTCCAGGCCTTCGACCTCAAGGCCGTCGACTACGTCCTCAAGCCGGTCCGCCGCGAACGCCTCGCCGAAGCCGTCGGCCGCGTCGCCGAACGCGCCGCCGTCACCGCGCCCCCCGCCACCGTCGCCGACCGCATCCCCGTCGAACTCGGCGGCGTCACCCGGCTCGTCGCGGTCGCCGACATCACCTACGCCGAGGCCCAGGGCGACTACGCCCGCCTGCACACCGCCGACGGCACCAGCCACCTCGTCCGCATACCGCTCTCCACCCTCGAGGAACGCTGGCAGCCGCTCGGCTTCGTCCGTGTCCACCGCAGCCACCTCGTCGCCCTGCACCGCATCGACGAACTCCGGCTCGACGGCGGCGGCATGACCGTGCGCGTCGGCGCCGCCGAGATCGCCGTCAGCCGCCGCCACGCCGGCCGCGTACGGGAGCTGCTGATGCGCCGCGCGGGAGGCTGA